From the Candidatus Bathyarchaeia archaeon genome, the window TCAGGGTTGAATTGCACATTGACAGAGCCGCCCAAAACGACTATCAACGTGCCCACCGCGGCGAATCCGATTCCAGAAGCCTGCCCCCTGCTTATTCGCTCCTTCAGTATACTCGTTGAAACAACAGCTATGAAAATGGGCGAGAGAAAACACGCAAAAATAGCTGCGATGGACGCGCCAGCCATCTTGATCCCCGTATACTGAGCAAGATAGAAGAAAGTGACGCCAGATACAGCCAGCAACGCCAAGATGGGTAAGTCGCCTCT encodes:
- a CDS encoding DMT family transporter, whose amino-acid sequence is MVRKPVGKLETLLLVALILFWGSSFVVVKLALVEGLTPISIATFRFLLAGGLFALTLLLRAVKKSGDRAFVHRGDLPILALLAVSGVTFFYLAQYTGIKMAGASIAAIFACFLSPIFIAVVSTSILKERISRGQASGIGFAAVGTLIVVLGGSVNVQFNP